In Lepisosteus oculatus isolate fLepOcu1 chromosome 15, fLepOcu1.hap2, whole genome shotgun sequence, one genomic interval encodes:
- the eed gene encoding polycomb protein eed, whose amino-acid sequence MSESQAEAGNEMPSKKQKLSSDENSNPDLSGDENDDAISIESGTNTERPDTPTNTPNAPGRKSWGKGKWKSKKCKYSFKCVNSLKEDHGQPLFGVQFNWHSKEGDPLVFATVGSNRVTLYECHSQGEIRLLQSYVDADADENFYTCAWTFDTSTSHPLLAVAGSRGIIRVINHITMQCIKHYVGHGNAINELKFHPRDPNLLLSVSKDHALRLWNIQTDTLVAIFGGVEGHRDEVLSADFDLLGEKIMSCGMDHSLKLWRINSERMQKAIRGSYEYNPSKTNRPFVSQKIHFPDFSTRDIHRNYVDCVRWLGDLILSKSCENAIVCWKPGKMEDDIDRIRANESNVTILGRFDYSQCDIWYMRFSMDFWQKMLALGNQVGKLYVWDLEVEDPHKAKCTTLTHPKCNAAIRQTSFSRDSSILIAVCDDASIWRWDRLR is encoded by the exons ATGTCTGAGAGCCAAGCCGAGGCGGGAAACGAGATGCCGTCGAAAAAGCAGAAACTGAGCAGCGACGAGAACAGCAACCCCGATCTTTCGGGGGATGAAAAC GACGATGCCATCAGTATAGAGAGTGGGACCAACACCGAGCGCCCAGACACCCCCACCAACACGCCCAATGCCCCCGGCAGGAAGAGCTGGGGCAAGGGCAAGTGGAAATCCAAGAAGTGTAAATACTCCTTCAAGTGCGTCAACAGCCTCAAG GAGGACCATGGGCAGCCTCTGTTTGGGGTGCAGTTTAACTGGCACAGTAAGGAGGGAGACCCCCTGGTCTTCGCTACAGTGGGAAGCAACAGG gtTACTCTGTATGAATGCCATTCCCAAGGAGAGATCCGCCTGCTTCAGTCCTACGTGGATGCTGAT GCTGATGAGAATTTCTACACGTGCGCCTGGACGTTCGACACCAGCACGAGTCACCCCCTTCTTGCGGTGGCGGGGTCAAGGGGCATCATCCGCGTCATCAATCACATCACCATGCAGTGCATCAAG CACTACGTGGGACACGGGAAtgcaatcaatgagctgaaattTCACCCTCGAGACCCGAACCTCCTGTTGTCCGTCAGTAAAG ATCACGCTCTCaggctgtggaacatccagacAGATACCCTGGTTGCCATATTTGGGGGAGTTGAGGGTCACCGCGATGAAGTTCTCAGTGCG GATTTTGATCTCTTGGGGGAGAAGATCATGTCATGCGGTATGGACCACTCTCTCAAGCTGTGGAGGATTAACTCGGAGAGGATGCAGAAAGCCATTCGGGGCTCTTATGAATATAACCCCAGCAAAACCAACAG GCCTTTTGTCTCCCAGAAGATCCATTTCCCCGATTTCTCCACACGAGACATTCATAGGAATTACGTTGACTGTGTACGATGGCTGGGAGACCTAATACTGTCTAAG TCATGTGAAAATGCCATTGTGTGCTGGAAGCCAGGAAAGATGGAAGATGACATTGACAGGATCAGAGCTAACGAATCCAATGTCACCATTCTGGGGCGCTTTGACTACAGCCAGTGTGACATCTGGTACATGCGTTTCTCTATGGACTTTTGGCAGAAG ATGCTGGCTTTGGGCAATCAGGTTGGGAAACTCTATGTGTGGGACCTGGAAGTGGAAGACCCTCATAAAGCAAA ATGCACCACCCTGACGCACCCGAAGTGCAATGCTGCTATCCGCCAGACCAGCTTCAGCCGCGACAGCAGCATCCTGATCGCGGTGTGCGACGACGCCTCCATCTGGCGCTGGGATCGCTTGCGCTGA
- the hikeshi gene encoding protein Hikeshi produces the protein MFGCLVAGRLVQTDAEQVASDKFVFHLPDYESVNHVVVFMLGTVPFPAGMGGAVYFSYPDPSSVPVWQLLGFITNEKPSAIFKISGLKSGVGGEHPFGMMSMPQMPSVAQVGVSVEPLEQLAQQTPVASAAVSTVDSYTQFTQKMLDSLYNYTTSYAVSQSQMTPSPSEMFIPASVILKWYENFQRRMAQNPNFWKT, from the exons ATGTTTGGATGTTTAGTAGCAGGTAGATTG GTGCAGACAGATGCGGAGCAGGTGGCCAGTGACAAGTTCGTCTTCCACCTGCCCGACTACGAGAGCGTGAACCACGTGGTGGTGTTCATGCTGGGCACGGTGCCTTTCCCTGCGGGCATGGGCGGGGCCGTGTACTTCTCCTACCCGGACCCCAGCAGCGTGCCGGTCTGGCAGCTGCTGGGGTTCATCACCAACGAGAAGCCCAGCGCCATATTCAAGATCTCCGGCCTGAAATCCG GTGTGGGAGGAGAGCATCCCTTCGGGATGATGTCGATGCCTCAGATGCCCTCTGTAGCCCAGGTGGGAGTTTCTGTagagcccctggagcagctggcccAGCAGACGCCCGTGGCCAGTGCTGCTGTCTCCACTGTGGACTCCTATACACAG TTTACGCAGAAAATGCTGGACAGCTTGTATAATTACACCACTTCGTACGCTGTGTCGCAGTCTCAGATGACCCCCAGCCCCTCCGAGATGTTCATCCCTGCAAGTGTGATTCTCAAATG gtaTGAAAATTTTCAGCGACGAATGGCTCAGAACCCCAACTTTTGGAAAACGTAG